From Harpia harpyja isolate bHarHar1 chromosome 19, bHarHar1 primary haplotype, whole genome shotgun sequence, one genomic window encodes:
- the LOC128154788 gene encoding uncharacterized protein LOC128154788 — protein sequence MISTTAAPSTASGLILPPFSHREGEAEGRCFSSWDGEGSRRRDCSSTVLTGEVAKGQETEVSMSWKKRNKSGTHRPQSIRTRLPWGFGATHGDGSETGRERGLLRSTVRHGSAVMNAAEIPYWGCWAQTDPGASLGCFAGDPAPGPAARRGRAVKHKQDAHVCCRSPGEESHVSQRPEKPPQEIHTLNLCSLKTGKQPLEHIYCFNLNKQVL from the exons ATGATTTCCACCACTGCCGCCCCCAGCACCGCCAGTGGCCTGATTCTGCCGCCCTTCTCGCACAG ggaaggggaagcagaagggcgctgcttctccagctgggatggagaggggagcaggagaagGGATTGTTCCTCCACCGTCTTGACTGGGGAAGTTGCTAAGGGGCAAGAGACAGAAGTTTCCATGtcctggaaaaagagaaataaatctggGACCCATCGGCCTCAAAGCATCAGGACGAGGCTCCCGTGGGGCTTCGGAGCCACACACGGAGACGGCTCAGAGACCGGGAGGGAGCGGGGGCTCCTCCGCAGTACGGTGAGGCACGGCTCCGCTGTGATGAACGCAGCCGAGATCCCGTACTGGGGCTGTTGGGCACAGACAGATCCTGGTGCTTCCCTTGGGTGCTTTGCTGGTGATCCTGCACCGGGTCCCGCGGCACGCCGGGGACGGGCTGTCAAACACAAGCAGGACGCGCACGTGTGCTGCCGGAGCCCAGGCGAGGAGAGCCACGTGAGCCAGCGCCCCGAGAAGCCTCCGCAAGAAATCCACACTCTCAACCTCTGCAGcttaaaaacaggaaagcaacCTCTTGAGCATATTTAttgctttaatttaaataaacaggTACTTTAA